The following DNA comes from Marinilactibacillus sp. Marseille-P9653.
TGTTAACGCCAAGAAAGCGGTATGATTTCTCACACAGTACAATAGGGAGCAGTTAAAGGTTTGCTATGATTCTTTTTCACCAAGACAAGAATCTCTCTTAAATAGCATTTTCATCAACTATATCCTATAGTTTCGTTAAAATGAGTATAGCCTAGTTTTCAAATACAGTCAATACTTGCTGAAAATCTAGACTGTTTATCAAACAATCTTTAAGTGTATTTACAGCATCGGTTCGTCTACATTGAATTGTTTATGAAGAGAAAATCCTCTACCCAACACTTCACTTGCACTCATTGCAACAACAAATGCATCCGGATCAACTTCCAACACCGTTTCTTTCAAGAGTGTGAACTCTCTTTCTTGTATGACAACCATTAGCATATCTTTTTCTGTATTTCCATATCCCCCACGTACACCAAGATTCGTTACACCTCTTTGTAGAGTATGCAAGACTTCTTGTTTGATTGCTTTTGGATTATCAGAAATAATAAAGATATTTTTGTTTCGATTGAAACCAAGCTGCACCAAGTCAATCGTTCTTGAAATGATAAATAAAGCAATCAGTGAATACATAACTGTTTCTGGATCAAATACAATTAATGCGAAGAAAATCACTGCTCCATCTACCAAGACAGTACTCAACCCAAATTGAAGGCGAGCGTATTTATATAAAATCTGAACAATAATACTTGTTCCGCCAGTTGTGGCCTTAGCACGAAATACAATCCCTAATCCTAGTCCTGTGAATACTCCACCAAAAATAGCTGCTAGTAAAGGGTCATTTGTGAGAGGGCTTAAATCTTCAAGGAAAATTAGATAAAAAGGTAGTAACATGCTTCCAAGAATCGTTTTGTATCCTGCGGCTTTACCAAGTAGTGCAAAACATAATATTAGTAAGGGAATATTGACCGCATACTGAAAAACTGCTGGAGTCCATCCATAAAGGTTATTGGCTATAATCGATAGCCCTGTTATCCCTCCAGATACAATTTCATTTGGTAATAAAAACACTTGGAAAGAAACCGCCGTAATCAAGCATCCAATCACGATATAAACATAATCGACTGCACTTAAAGTAAATCGTCTTGCCATTTTTAGCATATCATTCCTCCTCAATTCGTTAGTAACTCGAATCATTCTATCATTATGCAAATCACTTTCTCAACCCTGTTTGCGGATTCATGAGTATTTTATCATAGTAGGGTTTACAAAGACCTTGGATACCGTATACTACTGTTATATAAAGAATGGAGTGATTCCATGAATACAAATCTACAGTTTACTTACATACTAAACGAACATTCTCGAAATGGTCATAAAGCTTTGAAGCAGATTAAACAGTACTCTGACGAACTAGATTATACTTATACTGTTCACAAAACTCAATATCCTGGTCATGCTTTCGAATTAGCTCGTTCGCTTGCTCCTAAGTTATCAACCCATAATCTTCTAGTAGTGGTTGGTGGAGATGGTACACTTAGTGAAGTCATTAATGGATTAGAATCAAAAAATGCTGACTGCCCTATTGGCTATATTCCAACAGGTTCTGGAAATGATTTTGCTCGTTCTCATAACATTCCTCTGACAATTCAGGCATCTATTCAATATATGCTTCAAACAACTAAACCTAGACAACTTGATATCATTGAAATTCAACATAAACATAGGCGCTCATATGCTTTAAATAGTTTTGGGGTTGGAATTGACGGAATGGTTATCCATTCGTTAGCTGAATCGAAATTAAAAAACCTCATTGGTAATGCAGCTTATTTTAGTTCGATTCTATATGCCTACTTTAAGCAAAGACCCTTCAATATCAGTATAGATGCGGGTAAGCATTCTTTGGAATTCTCAAATATATTACTGGCTGTCTGCGTGAATCATCGATTTTTCGGTGGAGGAATTCCGATTCATCCAAAAGCCGATCCAACTGATAGTGTATTTGAGCTAGTGATTGCTGAAAAAGTGTCTTTTAGCGAACTTTTGTCTTTGCTAATTAGAGTCATCTTAAAAAAAGACCACCTTGCTCATAAAAAAATGCATGTTGTTAAAGTAGCAGATTACGCTATAAACATACAGTCTCATCAATACGGACAACATGATGGTGAGTTAAAAGAATTTTATGGCGATTACACCATTTCAAGCAAAAAAAGAGCCTTCTGGATTCGTTAAAATATGGTAATGACTAAACGCCTAAGAAGGCTCAAAATCGTCTTCTTAGGCGTTTATTATTCTCTATAAGGTGTTATACCAACCATTCCGATAAGCGGATCTACTTCATTGTTATCAACCATATCTGGAGTAAGGTATGTAGATTGCTTTTCAGTCTGATTATCTTGTTCTTTAGTCTCTTCAACCATTGTGAACTCTTCAGACTCTTCAATACTTAAAGGATCTTCCGCTAGTAATCTTTCTTTTAACGTCGTTTTTCTCAGCATACTTGTAGAGTGTAAACTACTTCTATAGGCTTCTTCTTCTCCACATAAAATCAGGATTTGACTGGCACGTGTGATCGCGGTATAGAGTAAGTCTTTCTTCAACATTCTACGGTAGCCATTGACCATCGGCAAGATGACCATCTTATACTCGCTCCCTTGGGCTTTATGGATAGAACAGCAGTATGCGAGCGTGATTTTATTCCATTCATTTCTGAGGTAGGTTACTTCATTTCCCTCAAAATCAATAACCAGATTGTCCGTCTTTGTTTCTGATTCTTTAGCTGGAATAATTCCTGTAATCATCCCCATATCCC
Coding sequences within:
- a CDS encoding YitT family protein, translated to MLKMARRFTLSAVDYVYIVIGCLITAVSFQVFLLPNEIVSGGITGLSIIANNLYGWTPAVFQYAVNIPLLILCFALLGKAAGYKTILGSMLLPFYLIFLEDLSPLTNDPLLAAIFGGVFTGLGLGIVFRAKATTGGTSIIVQILYKYARLQFGLSTVLVDGAVIFFALIVFDPETVMYSLIALFIISRTIDLVQLGFNRNKNIFIISDNPKAIKQEVLHTLQRGVTNLGVRGGYGNTEKDMLMVVIQEREFTLLKETVLEVDPDAFVVAMSASEVLGRGFSLHKQFNVDEPML
- a CDS encoding diacylglycerol kinase family protein translates to MNTNLQFTYILNEHSRNGHKALKQIKQYSDELDYTYTVHKTQYPGHAFELARSLAPKLSTHNLLVVVGGDGTLSEVINGLESKNADCPIGYIPTGSGNDFARSHNIPLTIQASIQYMLQTTKPRQLDIIEIQHKHRRSYALNSFGVGIDGMVIHSLAESKLKNLIGNAAYFSSILYAYFKQRPFNISIDAGKHSLEFSNILLAVCVNHRFFGGGIPIHPKADPTDSVFELVIAEKVSFSELLSLLIRVILKKDHLAHKKMHVVKVADYAINIQSHQYGQHDGELKEFYGDYTISSKKRAFWIR